From a single Microbacterium murale genomic region:
- a CDS encoding carbohydrate ABC transporter permease, protein MSATAQMVLPTGTRQRPPGRRKKKVSGLGILRFVGLAVWLLITLFPLYWIALTSFKAPATVNVYPIEYWPSQPSMQNYANLFETSSFGVFLANSAIVALVAGATSTFIALLSAFVIARFEFRSKGAVLIAFLLTQMIPAFIALGPLYSMMADLGLVDNKFGLILVYIAICIPFSTVMLRGFFENVPVALEEAAMIDGCSRLGALFRVLVPVMTPGIIAAFIFNFVNCWNELFLSVVLMHSEENRTVPAALNGFISTFNVDWGSMSAAAVVTILPTMVLFALASKWIVQGLTAGAVKE, encoded by the coding sequence ATGAGCGCCACCGCACAGATGGTCCTTCCGACCGGCACGCGTCAGCGGCCGCCCGGACGGCGCAAGAAGAAGGTCTCCGGCCTCGGCATCCTGCGATTCGTCGGGCTCGCCGTCTGGCTGCTGATCACGTTGTTCCCGCTGTACTGGATCGCGCTGACGTCGTTCAAGGCGCCGGCCACGGTCAACGTGTATCCGATCGAGTACTGGCCGAGCCAGCCGTCGATGCAGAACTACGCGAACCTGTTCGAGACGAGCAGCTTCGGGGTGTTCCTGGCGAACTCCGCGATCGTGGCATTGGTCGCCGGTGCCACGAGCACGTTCATCGCGTTGCTGAGCGCTTTCGTGATCGCGCGCTTCGAGTTCCGCAGCAAGGGCGCGGTGCTGATCGCCTTCCTGCTCACGCAGATGATCCCCGCGTTCATCGCGCTCGGACCGCTGTACTCGATGATGGCCGACCTGGGTCTGGTCGACAACAAGTTCGGCCTGATCCTGGTGTACATCGCGATCTGCATCCCGTTCTCCACCGTGATGCTGCGCGGCTTCTTCGAGAACGTGCCGGTGGCGCTCGAGGAGGCGGCGATGATCGACGGATGCTCACGCCTCGGCGCGCTGTTCCGCGTGCTGGTCCCCGTCATGACCCCGGGCATCATCGCGGCGTTCATCTTCAACTTCGTGAACTGCTGGAACGAGCTGTTCCTGTCGGTCGTGCTCATGCACTCCGAAGAGAACCGCACGGTACCGGCGGCGCTGAACGGCTTCATCTCGACGTTCAACGTCGACTGGGGCTCGATGTCGGCTGCGGCCGTCGTCACGATCCTCCCGACGATGGTGCTGTTCGCCCTCGCCAGCAAGTGGATCGTCCAGGGCCTTACGGCGGGAGCCGTGAAGGAGTAG
- a CDS encoding TetR/AcrR family transcriptional regulator gives MSSSKTGYHHGDLARALEVAAMQLLERTPAAEISLREVARAADVSHNAPYHHFTDRRGLLKTLAERSMAELVDTVRRGAVASDPRGELVGAGGAYIRFAAEHPNSFDVIYDPTVCVPGAPTEIMAPLIEELEAVLAAAAVANGLDAPEDVAALWGLAHGLGTLAAAGHLTLDAALAALDAAVDRLV, from the coding sequence ATGTCAAGTTCGAAGACCGGCTATCACCACGGTGACCTGGCGCGGGCACTCGAGGTTGCAGCCATGCAGCTGCTGGAACGGACGCCGGCCGCCGAGATCAGCCTTCGGGAAGTGGCGCGCGCAGCCGACGTGAGCCACAACGCGCCGTATCACCACTTCACCGACCGACGAGGTCTGCTGAAGACGCTTGCCGAGCGCAGCATGGCCGAACTCGTCGACACTGTTCGTCGGGGAGCGGTGGCGAGCGATCCCCGTGGAGAGCTCGTCGGGGCGGGGGGTGCATACATCCGCTTCGCGGCCGAGCATCCGAATTCCTTCGACGTGATCTACGATCCGACGGTCTGCGTACCGGGCGCGCCGACGGAGATCATGGCGCCTCTCATCGAGGAACTGGAGGCTGTCCTGGCGGCCGCCGCGGTGGCGAACGGGCTCGATGCGCCCGAGGATGTCGCCGCGTTATGGGGTCTCGCGCACGGGCTCGGCACGCTTGCGGCCGCCGGGCACCTGACGCTCGACGCTGCGCTGGCCGCGCTCGATGCGGCTGTCGATCGGCTCGTCTGA
- a CDS encoding ABC transporter substrate-binding protein, whose translation MKRTRLTTIAGVGTVALLALTACSGGGSESSAEGGDVELQMVESLTNPARTELLRGLLDDFEAANPGVTVKLVSPPTEQADQTIQQMLQSGSGVDVLEVRDITVGPFSNNGWLYDMTDDLASWDGWDALTDNAKAAAEGDGESYFIPYGFYGLSLFYRTDLVEEAGFDGPPTSWEELLEQASAIQDPANNTYGYAFRGGQNGNTNVVAAIEAYLVDDLDPSNAFLLEDGSTIFAAPEAQDAVDTYFDLFEQGSPPSAVSWGYPEMVAGFTNGSTAFLLQDPEVIATVQESNLTEDQWDTAPLLTGPDGKAAQPLAVAGWGVAEASEHKEAAVDLVEFLSSAEPATEFAQANSLVPIIAAASDDEFYSTGPWTSYVTMTENPDTYVNVQQPRGESWWSEWIQKSDQDVQNVLLGNMTTKELLESWDAYWVEKYASEKG comes from the coding sequence ATGAAGCGCACTCGTCTGACGACGATCGCCGGCGTGGGCACGGTCGCCCTGCTGGCACTGACCGCATGTTCGGGCGGCGGCTCCGAATCCTCCGCAGAGGGCGGTGACGTCGAACTGCAGATGGTCGAGAGCCTGACCAACCCCGCTCGCACCGAGCTGCTGCGCGGGCTGCTCGACGACTTCGAAGCAGCCAACCCCGGCGTCACGGTCAAGCTGGTCTCACCGCCGACCGAGCAGGCCGACCAGACCATTCAGCAGATGCTGCAGTCCGGTTCCGGCGTCGACGTGCTCGAGGTGCGTGACATCACCGTCGGCCCGTTCTCGAACAACGGCTGGCTGTACGACATGACCGATGACCTCGCGAGCTGGGACGGTTGGGATGCCCTGACCGACAACGCCAAGGCCGCAGCCGAGGGCGACGGCGAGAGCTACTTCATCCCGTACGGCTTCTACGGCCTGTCGTTGTTCTACCGCACCGACCTCGTCGAAGAGGCCGGTTTCGACGGCCCGCCCACGAGCTGGGAAGAGCTGCTCGAGCAGGCATCCGCCATCCAGGATCCGGCGAACAACACCTACGGCTACGCGTTCCGCGGAGGCCAGAACGGCAACACAAACGTCGTCGCCGCCATCGAGGCGTACCTCGTCGACGACCTCGACCCGAGCAACGCCTTCCTCCTCGAAGACGGCTCGACGATCTTCGCGGCGCCAGAGGCGCAGGATGCCGTCGACACGTACTTCGACCTGTTCGAGCAGGGTTCACCACCCTCTGCCGTCTCCTGGGGCTACCCCGAGATGGTCGCCGGCTTCACGAACGGCTCGACCGCCTTCCTGCTGCAGGATCCAGAGGTCATCGCCACCGTGCAGGAGTCGAACCTCACCGAGGACCAGTGGGACACCGCGCCGCTGCTGACCGGCCCCGACGGCAAGGCGGCACAGCCGCTCGCGGTCGCCGGCTGGGGAGTCGCAGAGGCGAGCGAGCACAAAGAGGCCGCCGTCGACCTCGTCGAGTTCCTCTCCTCTGCCGAGCCTGCCACCGAGTTCGCACAGGCCAACAGTCTCGTGCCGATCATCGCCGCAGCATCCGACGACGAGTTCTACTCGACCGGCCCGTGGACGAGCTACGTCACGATGACCGAGAACCCCGACACCTACGTCAACGTGCAGCAGCCGCGTGGCGAGAGCTGGTGGAGCGAGTGGATTCAGAAGTCCGACCAGGACGTGCAGAACGTGCTGCTGGGCAACATGACCACGAAGGAACTGCTCGAGTCGTGGGATGCGTACTGGGTCGAGAAGTACGCCTCTGAAAAGGGCTGA
- a CDS encoding aminotransferase-like domain-containing protein has protein sequence MSADGRANQRLVDHRTAIVDSAALAARLGRWSHGDGTLSAQLAHRIRSLAETGELRPGDRLPAERALAAAISVSRGTVVSAYAALAEQGAVERRQGSGTRIAGSSAAHARDNGRGGRGEALFSALPDAIDLLRTVPQIPDAAVAIIRAHEPRLDLALIPETDPAGFPMLRAQIADLLTAEGTPTTPEQILVTHGAQQAISLVVNAMVGPGDVVLAEEVTWPGVTDTVGLRGGSVHGIAMGEDGLDVAALEVAMARMRPALVALNPHHQNPTGTRLSAASRTRVADLAAQYGVPIIEDRVVAGISFDGVVPPTLAAERPDAPVIVVESLSKWAWAGLRVGWLRADPVLVRRLRGARQLADQSTSVPAQLLASDLLEHAAELRREISATHQERLRLLLRLMDEHLPDWTFREPRGGLALWAALPVGSADALARIAAVHGVAVAGSAEFAAGASPDDHIRLPFTAPDAVLTEGIRRLGEAWREYRELL, from the coding sequence ATGAGCGCAGATGGCAGGGCCAATCAACGGCTGGTGGACCATCGGACGGCCATAGTCGATTCCGCAGCCCTGGCCGCCAGGCTCGGACGCTGGTCGCATGGCGACGGCACGCTGTCGGCACAGCTCGCACACCGCATCCGATCCCTCGCCGAGACCGGAGAACTGCGCCCAGGGGATCGCCTGCCCGCCGAGCGTGCGCTCGCGGCGGCGATCTCGGTGTCGCGCGGGACCGTCGTGTCGGCCTACGCGGCACTCGCCGAGCAGGGAGCGGTGGAGCGGCGCCAGGGCAGCGGTACACGCATCGCGGGGTCGTCCGCCGCGCACGCGCGCGACAACGGACGCGGTGGACGCGGCGAGGCGCTCTTCTCAGCGCTGCCCGACGCGATCGATCTGCTGCGCACGGTGCCCCAGATCCCCGACGCGGCGGTCGCGATCATCCGCGCGCACGAGCCGCGCCTGGATCTCGCGCTGATTCCGGAGACGGATCCGGCCGGTTTCCCGATGCTCCGTGCGCAGATCGCGGACCTGCTGACAGCCGAGGGCACTCCGACCACGCCTGAGCAGATCCTCGTGACCCATGGCGCCCAGCAGGCCATCAGCCTGGTCGTGAACGCGATGGTCGGTCCTGGCGACGTCGTGCTCGCCGAGGAGGTGACCTGGCCGGGAGTGACGGACACCGTCGGACTGCGCGGGGGCAGCGTGCACGGCATCGCCATGGGAGAGGACGGTCTCGACGTCGCCGCGCTGGAGGTGGCGATGGCGCGGATGCGTCCGGCGCTGGTCGCCCTGAATCCGCACCATCAGAACCCGACCGGCACTCGACTGTCCGCCGCCTCGCGCACGCGCGTCGCCGATCTCGCGGCACAGTACGGTGTGCCGATCATCGAGGACCGGGTCGTGGCTGGGATATCGTTCGACGGCGTCGTGCCGCCGACGCTCGCCGCCGAGCGGCCGGATGCTCCGGTGATCGTCGTCGAATCCCTCTCCAAGTGGGCGTGGGCAGGGCTTCGGGTCGGATGGCTGCGCGCGGATCCGGTGCTGGTGCGCCGCTTGCGCGGTGCACGCCAGTTGGCCGACCAGTCCACGAGCGTGCCCGCCCAGCTGCTCGCGAGCGATCTGCTCGAGCATGCGGCTGAACTGCGGCGTGAGATCTCGGCCACGCATCAGGAGAGGCTGCGTCTGCTGCTTCGACTCATGGACGAGCATCTGCCGGACTGGACGTTCCGCGAGCCGCGCGGCGGACTCGCGCTGTGGGCGGCGCTGCCCGTCGGATCGGCGGACGCCCTGGCGCGCATCGCGGCCGTGCACGGCGTCGCCGTCGCCGGCAGCGCCGAGTTCGCCGCAGGTGCCTCGCCGGACGATCACATCCGCCTTCCGTTCACCGCGCCGGATGCCGTGCTCACAGAGGGCATCCGGCGCCTCGGCGAAGCGTGGCGGGAGTATCGCGAGCTGCTGTGA
- a CDS encoding aminotransferase class V-fold PLP-dependent enzyme, with translation MQQPTSTIAPVQLASGMRARDAWPLDPEIIHLNHGSFGAVPTEVVEHQNELRAQADRSPVGWFPRIAEHVADARTAVAPFVGARAEDTAFVPNASAAATVVYNSLRLATGDEILVTDHGYGAITMGAARLARRFGAHVRAVHIPLFAGAEEVVELFRQSITARTRLIVVDQITSPTARVLPTAEISALARERGIRVLVDGAHAPGLVADAATVGGGDWWFGNLHKWPCAPRGSAVLVTTDPDRQELWPLIDSWGAAEPFPGRFDTQGTIDATTYISTPAAIEFIEREYTWERTRNTMREFADVGARMIADAVQPYVTEDALVRLPAAADAMRLIRLPDGLGKTREEADELRMTLFDRVGVETAFTSFEGRGYYRLSVHLYTEVSDFEAYVERCIPEILRAAEAAAS, from the coding sequence ATGCAGCAGCCGACATCCACCATCGCCCCGGTGCAGCTGGCATCAGGCATGCGTGCCCGTGATGCCTGGCCTCTCGATCCTGAGATCATCCACCTCAATCACGGCTCCTTCGGCGCTGTCCCGACCGAGGTCGTCGAGCATCAGAACGAGCTGCGCGCGCAAGCCGATCGCAGCCCCGTCGGGTGGTTCCCCCGCATCGCAGAGCACGTGGCGGACGCTCGCACCGCGGTAGCCCCTTTCGTCGGCGCCCGCGCAGAGGACACGGCGTTCGTGCCGAACGCGTCTGCGGCGGCAACGGTCGTCTACAACAGCCTGCGCCTCGCCACCGGCGACGAGATCCTCGTGACCGACCACGGCTACGGTGCGATCACGATGGGCGCAGCCCGTCTTGCGCGACGCTTCGGCGCCCATGTGCGCGCCGTGCACATCCCGCTGTTCGCCGGCGCCGAAGAGGTCGTCGAGCTGTTCCGCCAGTCGATCACCGCGCGCACACGCCTGATCGTGGTCGATCAGATCACCTCGCCCACCGCCCGTGTGCTCCCGACCGCGGAGATCAGCGCACTCGCACGGGAGCGCGGCATCCGTGTGCTCGTCGACGGCGCGCACGCGCCCGGTCTCGTCGCCGATGCCGCGACGGTCGGCGGCGGCGACTGGTGGTTCGGCAATCTGCACAAATGGCCCTGCGCCCCGCGCGGATCCGCCGTGCTCGTCACGACCGATCCCGACCGCCAGGAGCTGTGGCCGCTCATCGACTCCTGGGGAGCAGCTGAGCCGTTCCCCGGCCGCTTCGACACGCAGGGCACGATCGACGCGACGACGTACATCAGCACTCCTGCCGCGATCGAGTTCATCGAGCGCGAGTACACCTGGGAACGAACCCGCAACACGATGCGCGAGTTCGCCGACGTCGGGGCCCGCATGATCGCCGACGCCGTGCAGCCCTATGTCACGGAGGACGCCCTCGTCCGGCTCCCCGCAGCCGCCGATGCCATGCGACTGATCCGTCTTCCCGACGGACTCGGTAAGACCCGCGAAGAAGCCGACGAACTGCGGATGACGCTGTTCGACCGCGTCGGCGTCGAGACGGCGTTCACGAGCTTCGAAGGCCGCGGCTACTACCGCCTCTCCGTCCACCTCTACACCGAGGTGAGCGACTTCGAAGCCTACGTCGAGCGCTGCATCCCCGAGATCCTCCGCGCGGCCGAGGCAGCAGCATCCTGA
- a CDS encoding TetR/AcrR family transcriptional regulator, whose translation MIEVSWALVRSEGADALTLGRLAERAGVAKPVVYSHFASRAALLAALFTEFDDRQTAMLEEYLNAADTTLHGRASAIADSYVECALAQGRELTGVLAALEGSPELEQVKRESERAYAERCREILAPYSGAGGMRPASLTAVFGAADALSQAAVAAALPAAQAKEELAALIVTVAGRD comes from the coding sequence TTGATCGAAGTCTCGTGGGCGCTGGTCCGATCCGAGGGGGCGGATGCGCTGACCCTCGGCCGACTCGCTGAGCGCGCCGGCGTCGCGAAACCCGTGGTCTACAGTCACTTCGCCTCCCGCGCCGCTCTGCTGGCCGCCCTCTTCACGGAGTTCGACGATCGCCAGACGGCGATGCTCGAGGAGTACCTGAACGCCGCCGACACGACTCTGCACGGCCGCGCGAGCGCCATCGCGGACTCTTACGTCGAGTGCGCGCTCGCTCAGGGGCGGGAGCTGACCGGCGTGCTCGCCGCGTTGGAGGGCTCGCCGGAGCTCGAGCAGGTCAAGCGCGAATCCGAGCGCGCATACGCGGAGCGATGCCGCGAGATCCTCGCACCGTACAGCGGTGCAGGCGGGATGAGACCCGCCTCGCTGACCGCCGTCTTCGGTGCAGCGGACGCCCTCTCCCAGGCGGCGGTGGCCGCGGCCCTGCCCGCCGCCCAGGCGAAGGAAGAACTCGCCGCACTGATCGTCACCGTTGCGGGCAGGGACTGA
- a CDS encoding NAD(P)H-dependent oxidoreductase produces MSSALVIDGHPDAESLTSSLAQRYVAGYGNARLLALRDLEFDPHMRFGYRQRMPLEPDLADAKRAMREAKTIIITTPLWWGSVPALLKGFFDRALLPQQEYRYNSHGLPEGLLKGRRGRMFLLADTPWYAAPVLGLPAATHVAKNTMKLCGVRPFQVHRLLGVQGADDAKIARWLEGVERTGASDARRDADRPNPQAIAADAASSSVVATS; encoded by the coding sequence ATGTCGTCCGCTCTCGTCATCGACGGCCACCCAGACGCGGAATCCCTCACCTCATCCCTGGCGCAGCGCTACGTCGCCGGATATGGGAATGCTCGGCTGCTCGCGCTTCGCGACCTCGAGTTCGATCCGCACATGCGGTTCGGCTATCGACAGCGCATGCCTCTGGAACCTGACCTCGCAGACGCGAAGCGGGCCATGCGGGAGGCGAAGACGATCATCATCACGACTCCGCTGTGGTGGGGATCAGTTCCGGCTCTGCTCAAGGGCTTCTTCGACCGCGCCCTGCTGCCTCAGCAGGAGTACCGCTACAACTCGCACGGGCTCCCGGAGGGACTGCTCAAGGGGCGGCGCGGACGGATGTTCCTCCTCGCCGACACTCCGTGGTACGCCGCTCCCGTCCTCGGGCTCCCCGCCGCCACGCACGTCGCGAAGAACACCATGAAGCTCTGCGGCGTCCGACCTTTCCAGGTGCATCGCCTGCTCGGCGTCCAAGGCGCCGACGATGCCAAGATCGCGAGATGGCTCGAAGGCGTGGAGCGCACCGGGGCGTCAGATGCTCGGAGAGACGCCGATCGGCCGAACCCTCAGGCCATCGCCGCGGACGCGGCCTCGTCCTCGGTGGTCGCGACGAGCTGA
- a CDS encoding NAD(P)H-dependent oxidoreductase, translated as MSSLVVVSHADRTSLTHNAARAAFDAIQAAGGEVEFADLAAENFDPRFTAADLDLYRGKGGVPDEIVAEQERVDRADHLILVFPMYWWSMPALLKGWIDRVFVGGWAYDAAPGAAQFGMLDRLTIHLVIVAGDDAESFERHSIPQAVSTQIERGIVTYSGATHGSTTYIYESDTKHRDLLAAEVRELSERIAVRTVGRTGAGVLA; from the coding sequence ATGAGCAGTCTCGTCGTCGTCTCGCATGCCGATCGCACCTCGCTGACCCATAACGCCGCCCGTGCCGCATTCGATGCGATCCAGGCTGCGGGCGGCGAAGTCGAATTCGCCGACCTCGCGGCCGAGAACTTCGACCCGCGATTCACGGCCGCGGACCTGGACCTGTACCGCGGCAAGGGCGGGGTGCCGGATGAGATCGTCGCCGAGCAGGAGCGGGTCGACCGTGCAGACCACTTGATCCTGGTGTTCCCGATGTACTGGTGGTCGATGCCTGCGCTGCTCAAAGGGTGGATCGACCGCGTCTTCGTCGGTGGGTGGGCGTACGACGCAGCGCCGGGGGCCGCGCAGTTCGGGATGCTGGATCGCCTGACGATCCATCTGGTCATCGTCGCCGGCGACGATGCGGAGAGCTTTGAGCGGCACAGCATTCCCCAGGCCGTCAGTACCCAGATCGAACGAGGAATCGTGACGTACTCCGGCGCGACGCACGGGTCGACGACCTACATCTACGAGTCCGACACGAAGCACCGTGACCTCCTCGCCGCCGAAGTGCGCGAGCTCAGTGAGAGGATCGCAGTGCGCACGGTCGGTCGCACGGGCGCCGGCGTCCTGGCTTGA
- a CDS encoding carbohydrate ABC transporter permease, with translation MTLLTRSGRSTGESGGAAPARPGKRVFRSRHAWTILGFLAPAILFVCWFTYYPMLQGIRMAFHDWNLWDLTSTPFVGFDNFARIFSDPVFPQVAWNSVLWVVGSLVPQFVIGFLIALALRTRFRFRGVYQALVFFPWAVSGFLIGMLFRWMFNAEFGVINDLLMKAGLIDAPLPWLADPKLAMVAVIVANIWYGVTFFAIMILAALQSVPDEMLEAASLDGAGKLRQLFSVIIPYIRMTLMLTVLLRVIWIFNFPDIIWAMTRGGPANQTHIITTWMINYTQQGNYGIASAIGLIVVGFLFVFCAFYLLAMRRANR, from the coding sequence ATGACATTGCTGACACGTTCGGGGCGCTCCACCGGTGAATCCGGTGGAGCCGCCCCGGCGCGGCCGGGAAAGCGTGTCTTCCGCAGCCGGCATGCGTGGACGATCCTCGGTTTCCTCGCCCCCGCCATCCTCTTCGTCTGCTGGTTCACGTACTATCCGATGCTGCAGGGCATCCGAATGGCGTTCCACGACTGGAACCTCTGGGACCTGACGTCGACGCCCTTCGTCGGCTTCGACAATTTCGCGCGCATCTTCAGCGACCCCGTCTTCCCGCAGGTCGCGTGGAACTCCGTGCTCTGGGTCGTCGGCTCCCTGGTGCCGCAGTTCGTCATCGGCTTCCTGATCGCCCTGGCACTTCGCACCCGATTCCGCTTCCGCGGCGTCTACCAGGCGCTGGTGTTCTTCCCGTGGGCTGTGTCCGGCTTCCTGATCGGGATGCTGTTCCGCTGGATGTTCAACGCCGAATTCGGCGTCATCAACGACCTGCTGATGAAGGCCGGGCTCATCGATGCCCCGCTCCCGTGGCTGGCCGATCCGAAGCTCGCGATGGTCGCAGTGATCGTCGCCAACATCTGGTACGGCGTGACGTTCTTCGCGATCATGATCCTCGCCGCCCTCCAGTCGGTACCGGACGAGATGCTCGAGGCTGCGAGCCTCGACGGCGCGGGAAAGCTCCGTCAGCTGTTCTCGGTGATCATCCCCTACATCCGGATGACCCTGATGCTGACGGTGCTGCTGCGCGTGATCTGGATCTTCAACTTCCCCGACATCATATGGGCGATGACCAGGGGCGGTCCGGCGAACCAGACCCACATCATCACCACCTGGATGATCAATTACACCCAGCAGGGCAACTACGGCATCGCCAGTGCGATCGGCTTGATCGTCGTCGGCTTCCTGTTCGTGTTCTGCGCCTTCTACCTGCTGGCGATGAGAAGGGCGAACCGATGA
- a CDS encoding FadR/GntR family transcriptional regulator, with the protein MGAMETALHGLRALIADGDLRPGDRLPSEGELCERLGVSRGPLREAIRTLSALGVIDTRHGSGSYVSELHAADLIKGLGLTVGLLPLDSIIELYELRRALEAHAASLAAARVDAETIARLDDLLDRLEAVTDDEALSELDNEFHSAIADIAGNDALATLLDVLRSRSRAYRIFTTDDAAQIKLLSDAGHRSILRGLEARDPVAASAAAAGHVAQTEFWLRKHQSSPQG; encoded by the coding sequence ATGGGCGCGATGGAGACGGCGCTGCACGGACTGCGTGCATTGATCGCAGACGGCGACCTGCGCCCCGGCGACCGGCTGCCCAGCGAGGGCGAGCTGTGCGAACGGCTGGGCGTATCCAGAGGGCCGCTGCGCGAAGCCATCCGCACACTGTCGGCGCTCGGCGTGATCGACACGCGGCACGGTTCGGGAAGCTACGTCTCCGAGCTGCACGCCGCCGACCTGATCAAAGGGCTCGGTCTCACCGTCGGCCTGCTGCCGTTGGACTCGATCATCGAACTGTACGAACTGCGCCGCGCTCTCGAGGCGCATGCCGCGAGCCTCGCGGCAGCCAGGGTCGACGCCGAGACGATCGCGCGACTGGATGATCTGCTGGATCGCTTGGAGGCCGTCACGGACGATGAGGCGCTCTCCGAGCTGGACAACGAGTTCCACTCGGCGATCGCCGACATCGCAGGCAACGACGCGCTGGCCACGCTGCTCGATGTGCTCCGGTCGCGCTCGCGGGCGTACCGGATCTTCACCACCGACGACGCCGCGCAGATCAAGCTGCTCTCCGACGCGGGGCATCGATCGATCCTGCGCGGTCTCGAAGCGCGCGACCCTGTGGCTGCGTCAGCTGCGGCGGCCGGACACGTCGCACAGACCGAGTTCTGGTTGCGCAAGCATCAGTCGTCGCCGCAGGGATGA
- a CDS encoding DUF4407 domain-containing protein, whose amino-acid sequence MPYSAHRPGRLDSQGQIILDDDSNVDTDDLDFLREFEPTGSDSTPAADESTPVDEAPAADSTPVDDEPFIGATPQRPTPVEPDAAPTAATRVKPARKQRVRRPRRPRTPGSRLRTLAILGGADGEILDRVQGETSRFVQMFFVLAGTALVSAISMLFALTTGVQAIIWLAIPLALVWALIIFNLDRFLTSTMTSTRNIWKLIGLAIPRVIMAVIIGFVVAEPLVLQIFHNDISREVAATNIVQAQSDQEALESGPEKLALDAASDRVATLENQAATGIVAGTDSSSASESAAQATVDDLNAKMTEQQAVIDQARALYQCELTGEGAGTVPGCTGVNGEGASSDAAEAQLAQAQQTYDALAAQQRDANDALESAGTAAKENTSASESQNREQANSQLPAARDSYDQALAAYNARADAVAGGNAGATGLLSQISGLNRLSEKEPAILWAHWLIAALFFMIELLPVLVKVLTSFGEPTLYERTVAIRKQVALDKVTADGFRDRAQIVTEQSTPHPTPQAT is encoded by the coding sequence ATGCCCTACTCCGCCCATCGACCGGGTCGACTCGACTCGCAGGGTCAGATCATCCTCGACGACGACTCGAACGTCGACACCGATGATCTCGACTTCCTGCGCGAGTTCGAACCCACGGGTTCCGACTCGACGCCCGCTGCCGACGAATCCACGCCCGTTGACGAAGCACCCGCAGCCGACTCCACGCCCGTCGATGACGAGCCATTCATCGGGGCGACGCCTCAGCGCCCGACTCCGGTGGAGCCCGATGCCGCACCCACTGCTGCAACGCGGGTGAAGCCCGCCCGCAAGCAGCGCGTCCGCCGGCCGCGTCGTCCTCGCACACCGGGTTCGCGCTTGCGCACGCTCGCGATCCTGGGCGGTGCAGACGGAGAGATCCTCGACCGGGTCCAGGGCGAGACCTCGCGCTTCGTGCAGATGTTCTTCGTGCTCGCCGGCACCGCTCTCGTCTCGGCGATCTCGATGCTCTTCGCTCTCACGACCGGTGTGCAGGCGATCATCTGGTTGGCGATTCCTCTAGCGCTCGTATGGGCCCTGATCATCTTCAATCTCGACCGCTTCCTCACTTCGACCATGACGTCGACGCGGAACATCTGGAAGCTCATCGGGCTCGCCATCCCGCGCGTGATCATGGCCGTGATCATCGGCTTCGTCGTCGCAGAGCCGCTCGTGCTGCAGATCTTCCACAACGACATCTCCCGCGAGGTCGCCGCGACGAACATCGTCCAGGCGCAGTCCGACCAGGAGGCCCTCGAGTCGGGCCCGGAGAAGTTGGCACTGGATGCCGCATCCGACCGCGTCGCGACGCTGGAGAATCAGGCCGCGACAGGGATCGTCGCCGGCACCGACTCCTCATCCGCCAGTGAATCCGCCGCCCAGGCGACCGTCGACGATCTCAACGCCAAGATGACCGAGCAGCAGGCCGTGATCGATCAGGCGCGTGCGCTGTACCAGTGCGAGCTCACCGGTGAGGGCGCGGGTACCGTGCCGGGCTGCACCGGCGTGAACGGCGAGGGTGCGAGCTCTGATGCCGCAGAGGCGCAGCTCGCGCAAGCGCAGCAGACGTATGACGCGCTCGCCGCACAGCAGCGCGACGCGAACGATGCGCTGGAGTCCGCCGGTACCGCCGCGAAGGAGAACACCTCGGCGTCCGAGTCGCAGAACCGCGAGCAGGCGAACTCGCAGCTTCCCGCCGCGAGGGACAGCTACGACCAGGCGCTCGCCGCGTACAACGCGCGGGCGGATGCCGTGGCAGGCGGCAATGCCGGAGCCACAGGGCTGCTGAGCCAGATCAGCGGTCTGAATCGTCTTTCCGAGAAGGAGCCCGCGATCCTGTGGGCGCACTGGCTCATCGCCGCGCTGTTCTTCATGATCGAACTGCTGCCGGTGCTCGTGAAGGTTCTCACCAGCTTCGGCGAGCCGACGCTGTACGAGCGGACGGTCGCGATTCGGAAGCAGGTGGCGCTCGACAAGGTCACCGCCGACGGATTCCGAGACCGCGCGCAGATCGTGACGGAGCAGTCGACCCCGCATCCGACTCCGCAGGCGACCTGA